The following proteins are co-located in the Paracoccaceae bacterium Fryx2 genome:
- a CDS encoding EamA family transporter gives MTTVAPATSTTDAHKYGVFFVFAAGVLWSTVGLGIRMIEDAVVWQILLYRSIAMSLFLYVVIRVRSGESPFVQVRRTGFPSVIAGLSLVAAYSGGIYSIQNTSVANAMLLFATAPFMAAVLGWIILRERVRVATWVAIAVAIGGIAIMVADMSGSVVLKGSLAALGSAFGFAVFTVALRWGRTGEMLPSVFLSGLFAIVVTFGICQFSGLSVALSLNDGAISMGMGVFQVGAGLILYTLGSRSLPAAELALLSLAEVLLGPLWVWLFLGETASFNTLIGGAVLLAAIVGNAVSGKRRKPPPITAP, from the coding sequence ATGACAACTGTAGCCCCTGCCACTTCTACAACGGACGCCCACAAGTATGGTGTGTTTTTCGTCTTTGCGGCAGGGGTACTGTGGTCAACGGTCGGTCTTGGCATTCGCATGATCGAAGATGCCGTCGTCTGGCAAATCCTGCTTTATCGGTCGATTGCCATGTCGCTGTTTCTTTACGTGGTCATTCGGGTGCGGTCGGGCGAAAGCCCCTTTGTTCAGGTCCGCCGCACCGGCTTTCCTTCAGTTATCGCCGGGCTGTCGCTTGTTGCGGCCTATTCCGGCGGGATCTACTCGATCCAGAACACTTCAGTCGCGAATGCCATGCTGCTCTTTGCAACAGCGCCGTTCATGGCTGCTGTCCTGGGGTGGATCATCCTGCGTGAACGCGTGCGAGTCGCAACTTGGGTCGCGATTGCCGTTGCAATCGGCGGGATCGCCATCATGGTTGCCGATATGTCCGGCAGCGTCGTCCTGAAAGGCAGCCTTGCCGCGCTGGGATCGGCATTTGGCTTTGCCGTTTTCACCGTTGCATTGCGATGGGGTCGGACGGGCGAAATGCTCCCATCGGTATTCCTGTCCGGTCTGTTCGCCATCGTTGTCACATTTGGCATATGCCAATTCTCGGGGCTGTCCGTTGCTCTTAGCTTGAACGATGGCGCTATATCCATGGGCATGGGGGTTTTTCAGGTAGGTGCGGGACTGATCCTCTACACGTTGGGGTCACGCAGTCTCCCTGCTGCAGAGCTTGCCCTGCTATCGCTGGCCGAGGTTCTCCTAGGCCCGCTTTGGGTCTGGCTTTTCCTTGGTGAAACAGCGAGCTTCAATACTCTGATTGGCGGTGCTGTGCTGCTTGCGGCGATTGTAGGAAATGCAGTGTCAGGCAAGCGACGTAAGCCTCCGCCAATCACCGCGCCGTAA